A window from Azoarcus sp. DD4 encodes these proteins:
- the yidD gene encoding membrane protein insertion efficiency factor YidD codes for MKALLIAIFRAYRYAISPMLGRNCRFHPSCSEYAIEAVERHGALRGGWLAIKRVGRCHPFHPGGYDPVP; via the coding sequence ATGAAAGCTCTGCTGATCGCAATCTTCCGCGCGTACCGTTACGCGATCAGCCCGATGCTGGGGCGGAACTGCCGTTTCCACCCCAGCTGTTCCGAATACGCGATCGAGGCCGTCGAGCGCCATGGCGCATTGCGCGGCGGCTGGCTTGCGATCAAGCGGGTGGGGCGCTGCCACCCCTTCCATCCGGGCGGGTATGATCCCGTTCCCTGA